From one Saprospiraceae bacterium genomic stretch:
- a CDS encoding undecaprenyl/decaprenyl-phosphate alpha-N-acetylglucosaminyl 1-phosphate transferase codes for MYDVILSFITAFSLTYLAIPNIIKVATDKHLYDQPDDTRRSHETPIPRLGGIAIFAGVVLSVTLWTPFQVFADLQYILCALVIIFFIGIRDDIQGVSPFYKMLGQLIAASILVLKAGIKLTSLYGIMGVYEIPVIPSILLSIFTIIVIINAFNLIDGINGLSGSITVLITLALGTWFLLIDRLEIAVLAFSLAASVIAFLNYNFTPARIFMGDTGALLNGLVCSILTIKFIELHRELPNSYYAFKAAPAVAIGVLILPLYDTLRVFTMRILRGRSPMSPDRNHIHHLLIDSGLDHMQATGILVAVNLLFIFMVLFLQTMGTLNLLLLILAIATLLTGILFMIVRRRRLMQQAGHQPGIEKPK; via the coding sequence ATGTATGATGTCATCCTGAGTTTTATTACTGCATTTTCACTTACTTATCTTGCTATACCCAATATCATCAAAGTGGCTACGGATAAGCATTTGTATGATCAACCCGATGATACCCGACGATCACACGAAACACCTATCCCGCGGTTAGGAGGCATAGCGATTTTTGCTGGCGTAGTATTGTCGGTAACATTATGGACACCTTTTCAGGTATTTGCCGATTTACAATATATACTTTGTGCACTGGTCATCATATTTTTTATAGGTATTAGGGATGATATACAAGGTGTGTCTCCTTTTTATAAAATGTTAGGCCAACTGATAGCAGCGTCCATATTGGTATTAAAGGCCGGCATAAAGCTAACCAGCTTGTATGGCATCATGGGTGTCTATGAGATCCCAGTGATACCTTCTATTTTATTAAGTATTTTTACCATCATTGTCATCATCAACGCATTTAACCTGATCGATGGTATTAATGGCCTTTCTGGCAGCATCACCGTCCTGATCACCTTAGCGCTTGGCACTTGGTTTTTATTGATCGATCGGTTGGAGATAGCAGTATTGGCATTTTCGTTGGCTGCCTCTGTGATCGCATTTCTCAATTATAATTTTACTCCAGCCAGGATCTTTATGGGTGATACAGGTGCCCTGCTGAATGGACTGGTATGTTCTATACTCACTATTAAATTTATCGAACTTCATCGTGAACTGCCCAATTCATATTATGCCTTCAAGGCAGCACCAGCCGTAGCGATAGGCGTGCTCATTCTACCATTATATGATACGCTGAGAGTGTTTACGATGCGGATCTTAAGAGGAAGATCACCCATGTCTCCGGATCGCAACCATATACATCACCTACTCATTGATTCCGGACTAGATCATATGCAGGCTACCGGTATCCTCGTAGCAGTCAATCTATTGTTCATATTTATGGTGTTATTTCTACAGACCATGGGCACGCTTAACTTGTTATTGCTGATATTGGCTATTGCCACCTTGCTGACGGGCATACTCTTCATGATCGTAAGACGAAGAAGATTGATGCAGCAAGCAGGTCATCAACCAGGCATTGAAAAACCAAAATAG
- a CDS encoding O-antigen ligase family protein, whose translation MTSISLDRWPKWEQVILFATIVSLGIGNPFFESAFGGKSVSLTDYLVIFFLPLIGWKYRKSLVTVIMSKKIVPTYIFLSSLLIPIFFHLEGDGWLSVIGWLRPCMMFVFVVLLFREYKETENTVVMACWTLGLITCTVGLLGWVAAVLLNIENPFVHIRPYYLGIIPIQLSALDGHPNGAALVLFIIITVLYFLNRDAKTNKVVIAAGIFGMIMTLSKSILIYSALVCLCIIRGKRYSKVLINIVGVFILILYLIFTHVLPYQVKVVHQNNASFYIYSQKPLVEYMGLSLVKTPYLANKIAAVQIFLEHPWTGVGPRNFVPAMEQMKLNGSYPAESIYLSPHCTYTSVLARFGLIGFLGLIYYMWWIWSSIKTVKNRTLRSLFSIVYFCFGLEAINSDLEYSHLFWFFNAWLMTCLLHQSSSSYDHEEYARQQGGNSQYQQ comes from the coding sequence ATGACTTCCATTTCGTTGGATCGGTGGCCAAAATGGGAACAAGTGATCTTGTTTGCTACCATTGTGAGCCTGGGGATCGGGAATCCTTTTTTCGAATCCGCTTTTGGAGGCAAATCGGTGTCCCTGACAGATTACCTGGTGATCTTCTTCCTACCGCTTATTGGTTGGAAATACCGAAAAAGCCTGGTCACCGTAATCATGTCTAAAAAAATCGTTCCGACCTATATTTTTTTATCAAGCCTTCTTATTCCAATATTTTTTCATCTTGAAGGAGATGGGTGGTTATCAGTGATAGGGTGGTTGAGACCGTGCATGATGTTTGTATTCGTCGTGTTGCTGTTCAGGGAATACAAGGAGACGGAAAATACAGTGGTCATGGCATGCTGGACTTTGGGCCTCATCACTTGCACCGTAGGGTTGCTTGGGTGGGTGGCTGCAGTTTTGCTCAATATCGAAAACCCATTTGTACATATAAGGCCCTATTACCTGGGGATCATACCTATTCAACTTTCAGCCTTAGACGGTCATCCAAATGGTGCAGCCCTGGTGCTTTTTATTATTATTACTGTACTTTATTTTCTGAATCGGGATGCCAAGACAAACAAGGTAGTAATCGCTGCTGGAATATTTGGAATGATAATGACCTTGTCAAAATCAATATTGATTTATAGTGCCCTTGTTTGCCTATGCATTATAAGAGGTAAAAGATATTCAAAAGTGCTTATCAACATTGTAGGGGTTTTCATTTTAATCCTCTATTTGATTTTTACCCATGTTTTACCCTACCAGGTGAAGGTTGTGCACCAAAACAATGCATCCTTCTATATTTATTCCCAAAAACCATTGGTTGAATACATGGGCTTAAGCCTGGTGAAGACACCCTACTTGGCTAATAAGATTGCTGCCGTTCAAATTTTTTTGGAACACCCCTGGACCGGAGTAGGCCCCAGAAATTTTGTGCCAGCTATGGAGCAGATGAAGCTTAATGGGTCATATCCAGCAGAGTCAATCTATCTAAGTCCACACTGCACCTATACTTCAGTTTTAGCCCGATTTGGATTGATAGGATTCCTGGGCCTGATCTATTATATGTGGTGGATATGGTCGAGTATTAAAACTGTAAAAAACAGGACACTTCGATCCTTGTTTTCTATCGTCTACTTTTGTTTTGGGTTAGAAGCTATCAACTCTGATTTGGAGTACAGTCACCTATTTTGGTTTTTCAATGCCTGGTTGATGACCTGCTTGCTGCATCAATCTTCTTCGTCTTACGATCATGAAGAGTATGCCCGTCAGCAAGGTGGCAATAGCCAATATCAGCAATAA
- a CDS encoding carboxylesterase family protein, which yields MAIWPSFAGMNLKIAGLSLFTLLFIIDLSAQSTSCDGTRYLHEFFGTTKVSTHLYGRNATVLKDSIGLYMDIYEPEGDQAKSRAALVLAFGGAYISGDRTQLSDLARTFARQGYVVACIDYRIWPLFVLSFPDSAAVVDIAIKAMGDMKASIRFLRSKADQFKIDTSLIFAGGVSAGAITAIQSVYLDSSDSIPSGLKAVIERNGGLQGSSNPQTLNYSSSVRGVLNLSGGIFDTSWIDRGEPPMASMHGQADNVVPYGDGAAAGLVHIFGSGVIHPVLRSKNITETLVSVPGGMHTDIYFEPQFKPYLDSFTNLAYKMFFDIICPQVVASHHEHPMETIRIFPNPAIDHISLDPRDIPLQVNLYDLLGRSIPVTLNSNRVEWSPSAVVNGVYILQARFRNQEIKIAKIQIRL from the coding sequence ATGGCAATATGGCCTAGCTTTGCCGGGATGAATTTGAAAATTGCCGGACTATCGCTATTCACCCTCTTGTTTATCATAGATCTCAGCGCTCAATCGACTAGTTGTGATGGTACCAGGTATCTGCACGAATTTTTTGGCACGACTAAAGTGTCCACTCATCTATACGGCAGGAATGCTACAGTATTGAAGGATTCCATCGGTTTATACATGGATATCTATGAACCTGAAGGTGACCAGGCGAAGTCAAGGGCAGCATTGGTGTTGGCTTTTGGAGGTGCTTATATATCCGGTGACAGGACACAATTGAGTGATCTCGCCAGGACATTTGCCAGGCAAGGTTACGTAGTCGCATGTATTGATTATCGTATCTGGCCTTTGTTTGTTTTATCTTTTCCGGACTCAGCAGCTGTAGTCGACATAGCGATCAAGGCCATGGGGGATATGAAAGCCTCTATTCGTTTTCTCAGATCTAAAGCTGACCAATTTAAGATAGACACTAGTTTGATTTTTGCAGGTGGCGTGAGTGCCGGGGCGATCACAGCTATCCAATCTGTATACCTAGACAGTAGTGATAGTATACCCAGTGGATTGAAGGCAGTCATTGAGCGCAATGGTGGCTTACAAGGCAGCAGCAACCCTCAAACTTTAAATTATAGTTCCTCGGTTCGTGGTGTACTCAATCTCTCAGGTGGTATATTCGATACTTCATGGATCGATAGAGGAGAGCCTCCTATGGCCAGTATGCACGGGCAGGCGGATAATGTAGTCCCTTATGGCGATGGGGCTGCAGCAGGACTAGTGCATATCTTTGGCAGTGGGGTGATTCATCCTGTACTCAGAAGTAAAAACATCACCGAGACCCTGGTATCTGTACCGGGTGGAATGCATACAGATATCTATTTCGAACCTCAGTTTAAGCCATATCTAGACAGCTTCACCAACCTGGCCTATAAAATGTTTTTTGATATTATTTGCCCTCAGGTCGTCGCTTCTCACCATGAGCACCCGATGGAAACCATTAGGATCTTCCCCAATCCCGCTATAGATCATATCAGTCTAGACCCCCGGGATATACCGCTTCAAGTCAACTTGTACGATTTATTAGGCAGATCTATCCCAGTGACACTCAATTCTAATCGGGTGGAATGGAGTCCTTCTGCCGTAGTAAACGGAGTATACATTCTGCAAGCAAGATTCAGAAACCAAGAAATAAAAATTGCTAAAATTCAGATAAGACTTTAG
- a CDS encoding S8 family peptidase → MIFIYLYLILFSPAPVTTDPLIQQKLKAGQSADILCILKTPWANPGQYTQALDSKEAKGNYIYSNLSAFAQKSQAQIVNYLNQNHFEYHSFYIIDAIHIPAANAAVVRYLQTNPAVLRLEYNSTYRLIKPVQEVLTNQSLELRNPLAVEWGISRIGADSVWAQGIKGKGAVVGSEDTGVELHLALKPNYRGMIGVDQLDHNYNWHDAIHVINPLNKDAVPGAFNNPCGLDTLAPCDDNNHGTLTTGVMNAADLQTGVAPEAQWIGCRCMERGWGMLSTYIECFEWFLAPTDLQGKNPNPAKAPHVVNNSWGCPPEEGCNPANFVTMEQVISTLKAAGIFVAVAAGNDGSLGCSSIMDPASMLASSFSVGATAFNDTLASFSSRGPVLADQSKRIKPEISAPGVAVRSTIKNNAYGAFNGTSLASPMVAGAVALLISAYPQLSGKVELLEEILKQSAAPKFDFLSCGNDQITTIPNNLYGYGRLNVYRAYLLARQMVSTRLPNDSRHVSVKTYPNPGDQSISFGLDGLSSHSVLNIYDVQGRLWFSQKMDASTMLLPTSTWPAGMYFYQMYTLQGVALGKLVIQH, encoded by the coding sequence GTGATATTCATTTATTTATATTTAATTCTATTTAGTCCCGCTCCTGTCACGACAGACCCCCTGATTCAACAAAAATTGAAGGCGGGCCAATCGGCGGATATCTTATGTATCCTCAAGACACCATGGGCCAATCCAGGCCAATACACACAGGCATTGGATAGCAAAGAAGCCAAAGGCAATTATATTTATTCTAACCTCTCTGCATTTGCCCAAAAAAGTCAGGCGCAGATCGTAAACTACTTGAATCAAAATCATTTTGAGTACCATTCATTTTATATCATTGATGCTATCCATATTCCTGCTGCCAATGCGGCAGTGGTACGTTACCTTCAAACCAATCCTGCCGTACTTAGGCTGGAATACAATTCTACTTACAGGCTCATCAAACCTGTCCAGGAGGTTCTGACCAATCAGTCACTGGAATTGAGAAACCCGCTGGCCGTAGAATGGGGTATCTCCAGGATAGGTGCTGATAGTGTTTGGGCTCAGGGGATCAAAGGCAAAGGAGCAGTGGTCGGCAGTGAAGATACCGGAGTGGAATTGCATCTGGCTTTAAAACCAAATTATAGGGGGATGATTGGTGTGGATCAGTTGGATCACAATTACAATTGGCACGATGCCATTCATGTCATCAATCCGCTCAATAAGGACGCTGTGCCAGGCGCTTTTAATAATCCCTGCGGACTTGATACCCTGGCTCCCTGTGATGACAATAATCATGGCACTTTGACTACTGGCGTGATGAATGCTGCAGATCTTCAGACAGGAGTAGCTCCGGAAGCACAGTGGATTGGATGCAGATGTATGGAAAGGGGCTGGGGCATGTTATCTACTTATATTGAGTGTTTTGAATGGTTTTTAGCGCCCACTGATCTCCAGGGTAAAAATCCTAATCCGGCGAAAGCACCCCATGTCGTCAACAACAGTTGGGGCTGTCCTCCAGAGGAAGGCTGTAATCCTGCCAATTTTGTCACGATGGAGCAGGTGATCAGCACGCTTAAAGCAGCTGGCATCTTTGTAGCAGTCGCAGCCGGCAACGATGGAAGTTTGGGGTGTAGTAGTATTATGGATCCGGCCTCAATGCTTGCTTCTTCATTTTCCGTTGGAGCTACTGCCTTCAACGACACTTTGGCTTCCTTTAGCAGCCGCGGGCCCGTACTCGCAGATCAAAGTAAACGTATCAAACCAGAGATCTCGGCGCCAGGTGTAGCTGTGAGATCAACCATCAAAAACAATGCCTACGGAGCCTTTAATGGTACCAGCCTTGCCAGTCCAATGGTAGCTGGAGCAGTAGCATTATTGATTTCCGCTTATCCTCAGCTGTCCGGCAAAGTCGAACTCCTGGAAGAAATATTAAAACAAAGCGCTGCCCCGAAATTTGACTTTTTGTCCTGTGGGAATGATCAGATCACCACCATCCCCAATAATCTATATGGTTATGGCCGGCTCAATGTATACAGGGCTTATCTTCTTGCAAGACAAATGGTATCAACCAGGCTGCCCAATGATAGCCGGCATGTATCTGTAAAAACATATCCTAATCCGGGCGATCAATCTATCAGCTTTGGCTTGGATGGTCTTTCTTCACACAGTGTATTGAATATCTATGATGTACAGGGAAGGCTTTGGTTTTCTCAAAAAATGGATGCTTCTACTATGCTCCTTCCAACATCCACCTGGCCTGCCGGCATGTATTTTTATCAAATGTATACCTTGCAGGGTGTGGCCTTGGGTAAATTGGTAATTCAACATTGA
- a CDS encoding NHL repeat-containing protein yields the protein MTNVYPIGITGDANNLYVSSGLKTEVHKLNYDGGLILPIKNIRKPKYLNMLSPGVFVVAESEGHVASRVEGQDYISTIPTNEFLDTPYGVAIDGNNLVITDYFKHRIFYNNGGKVMSFGQPGIGDGQFNGPSDVEIKNGLIYIVDSKNNRIQIFDTTGKYKRSIGEKDGIKLAGGLNITNDEIALTDYQGNRVLIYDLKGKLKQVLTEHFDQPSDVFIQKRDMYVVNYANNTISVFNKY from the coding sequence ATGACCAATGTATATCCAATAGGAATCACCGGCGATGCCAACAACCTGTATGTATCCAGTGGCCTGAAGACGGAAGTACACAAGCTCAATTACGATGGCGGCCTGATCCTGCCTATCAAAAATATTCGAAAGCCCAAATACCTCAATATGCTTAGCCCTGGGGTATTCGTTGTGGCAGAAAGTGAAGGCCACGTAGCCAGCAGAGTAGAAGGCCAGGATTATATCAGTACGATCCCTACCAATGAATTTTTAGATACACCTTATGGAGTTGCTATAGATGGTAATAATCTGGTTATTACTGACTACTTTAAACACCGCATATTTTACAATAATGGGGGTAAAGTGATGAGTTTTGGGCAGCCAGGCATCGGGGATGGCCAATTTAACGGACCTTCTGATGTCGAGATTAAAAATGGTCTTATATATATTGTAGATTCTAAAAATAATAGAATACAAATATTTGATACTACCGGTAAATATAAAAGATCTATCGGGGAAAAAGATGGTATAAAACTGGCAGGTGGCCTCAATATCACCAATGATGAGATCGCCCTCACCGACTATCAAGGCAATCGGGTATTGATCTACGATCTAAAAGGTAAGTTAAAACAGGTATTGACGGAGCATTTTGATCAGCCTTCAGATGTATTTATACAAAAGAGGGATATGTATGTGGTCAATTATGCCAACAATACAATATCGGTATTCAATAAATATTAA
- a CDS encoding superoxide dismutase, with product MQKRHFLKSISALGLFSIVNKSNLISADGVVSPATPMFAPTDQYTLPALDYAFNALEPNIDARTMEIHHDKHHNGYVTNLNKELSTNAAAAKMSLEQLFKVVSKQSAAIRNNGGGHYNHSMFWKSLSPKPTMAPTGDLSTAINTTFKDLATLKDLMNKAGAGRFGSGWAWLVADAKGKLSVGSTPNQDNPLMDVSEIKGYPLLGIDVWEHAYYLKYQNKRADYLTAIWNVINWDEVAKRYAEAKSMMMKK from the coding sequence ATGCAAAAAAGACATTTTTTAAAAAGTATAAGCGCATTGGGCTTATTTTCAATCGTCAATAAATCTAATTTAATCTCTGCTGATGGTGTTGTGAGTCCGGCCACTCCAATGTTTGCCCCTACAGATCAATATACTTTACCTGCTTTGGATTATGCTTTTAATGCTTTAGAGCCTAATATAGATGCCAGGACTATGGAGATCCATCATGACAAACATCACAATGGTTATGTCACTAACCTCAATAAAGAACTATCTACCAATGCAGCTGCTGCAAAAATGAGCCTCGAACAATTATTTAAAGTGGTTTCAAAACAAAGTGCAGCTATCCGCAATAATGGCGGCGGTCATTACAATCACAGCATGTTCTGGAAGTCACTGTCTCCTAAACCAACGATGGCACCTACAGGAGATCTTTCTACTGCTATCAACACAACGTTTAAAGATCTTGCCACCTTAAAAGATTTGATGAATAAGGCAGGTGCCGGACGATTTGGATCAGGATGGGCCTGGCTGGTAGCTGATGCTAAGGGCAAACTCTCCGTGGGCTCCACGCCCAATCAAGATAATCCGCTGATGGATGTGTCCGAAATAAAAGGATATCCACTACTCGGAATAGATGTGTGGGAGCATGCCTATTACCTCAAATATCAAAACAAACGCGCTGACTATCTTACTGCGATCTGGAACGTGATCAATTGGGATGAAGTAGCCAAAAGATACGCCGAGGCTAAAAGCATGATGATGAAGAAGTAA
- a CDS encoding glycoside hydrolase family 65 protein, with translation MKPFFILFLVAFSFRVGYTQSLDPWRIKATAIDPANYYGITSANGMIGIVSSPEPFKVKEVVLAGAYDLYGRGRVSNFLKSFNLLNMYLEIDGQRIDGKNISGLTQSMNFQNGMFTCSFDFLDKASIEYSYMALRHLPYCVMMDVRVVPHKNVSVTAASVMEAPDALRDVENYYNEIDRPHVTISLLTSTAKSPTGKLQLCASNTFLFNELHGEEPRVIHEMWDNNMHLLKFSKTLAANQSYQFSIVGSSITSAHHDDPLNEAERLTIYAKLEGRDRLIQFHNKAWKDLWTSRIILDGDDQAQQDINSMLYHLYAFTREGTALSPSPMGLSGLGYNGHVFWDTELWMYPGLLVLQPNLAKSLIEYRYQRLDAARRNAFGKGFKGAMYPWESAASGVEETPVWALSGPFEHHITACVAIAVWNYYCVTQDRQWLRDRGFPILRETADFWASRVERNGPGKYDINNVVAADEWAENVDNNAFTNAAAKANLVFATEAAKLLMIDPNPDWAVVAQNIPILKMQDGTTREHASYAGEGIKQADVNLLSYPLKEIKDPISITRDLKYYESRVPDAGTPAMTQAVFTTLYSRLGDGASAFKWFKEAYLPNLLPPFRVIAETKGGTNPYFATGAGGIIQSVLMGFGGLEITPTGITQIKTSLPPTWKNLTLKGIGLQKKEFVNKK, from the coding sequence ATGAAACCTTTTTTTATTTTATTCCTGGTGGCCTTTTCTTTTCGAGTCGGCTATACTCAGTCTTTAGACCCCTGGCGTATTAAGGCGACAGCTATAGACCCGGCTAATTATTATGGTATCACCTCAGCCAATGGTATGATTGGTATCGTTTCATCGCCGGAACCATTCAAAGTCAAAGAGGTGGTCCTCGCAGGGGCTTATGATTTATATGGTCGGGGTCGTGTGAGCAATTTTCTAAAAAGTTTTAATCTGCTCAATATGTACCTGGAGATCGATGGTCAGCGCATCGATGGCAAAAATATTTCAGGTCTCACTCAATCTATGAATTTTCAAAATGGAATGTTCACTTGCTCATTTGATTTCCTGGATAAAGCCAGTATTGAATATTCGTATATGGCACTCAGACATTTGCCTTATTGTGTTATGATGGATGTGAGGGTAGTGCCTCATAAAAATGTCAGTGTTACTGCAGCCTCTGTCATGGAAGCTCCGGATGCTTTACGCGATGTCGAAAACTATTACAATGAAATAGATCGTCCTCATGTCACCATCAGTCTATTGACTTCCACTGCTAAAAGCCCTACGGGCAAACTCCAACTGTGCGCGTCCAATACATTCTTATTCAATGAACTCCATGGCGAAGAACCCCGGGTCATCCATGAGATGTGGGATAATAATATGCATCTGCTCAAGTTTTCAAAAACCCTGGCCGCCAATCAATCATATCAATTTAGTATAGTGGGCTCCTCGATCACTTCTGCCCATCACGACGATCCGCTCAATGAAGCAGAACGACTCACCATCTATGCAAAATTGGAAGGCAGAGATCGATTGATTCAGTTTCACAACAAAGCATGGAAAGACCTTTGGACCAGCCGAATCATCCTGGACGGTGACGACCAGGCTCAGCAAGACATCAATAGCATGTTATACCACTTGTATGCATTTACCCGGGAAGGTACCGCACTTTCTCCTTCACCAATGGGATTAAGTGGGCTTGGGTACAATGGACATGTGTTTTGGGATACTGAATTATGGATGTATCCGGGCTTATTAGTGTTACAACCCAACCTTGCTAAAAGCCTGATCGAATATCGTTATCAGCGATTGGATGCAGCCAGGCGCAATGCCTTTGGTAAAGGATTTAAAGGTGCTATGTATCCGTGGGAAAGTGCTGCATCTGGTGTTGAAGAGACCCCTGTCTGGGCATTGAGTGGCCCGTTTGAACATCATATCACAGCCTGTGTCGCCATTGCCGTATGGAACTATTATTGTGTCACCCAGGACAGACAATGGCTTCGGGATAGAGGATTTCCTATACTCAGGGAGACCGCCGATTTCTGGGCAAGCAGGGTCGAGCGCAACGGCCCTGGAAAATACGATATCAATAATGTGGTGGCAGCTGATGAGTGGGCCGAGAATGTTGACAACAATGCTTTTACCAATGCAGCTGCTAAAGCCAACCTTGTGTTTGCCACCGAAGCTGCCAAACTTCTGATGATAGACCCCAATCCAGACTGGGCAGTGGTCGCTCAAAACATCCCTATCTTAAAAATGCAGGATGGTACTACCCGTGAGCATGCCAGCTATGCAGGAGAAGGCATCAAACAAGCTGATGTAAATCTCTTGTCTTACCCATTAAAAGAAATCAAAGACCCCATATCCATCACCCGCGATCTGAAATATTATGAATCCAGGGTACCTGATGCCGGTACGCCGGCCATGACCCAGGCCGTATTCACCACCTTATATTCCCGTCTGGGTGATGGTGCCTCTGCGTTTAAATGGTTTAAAGAAGCCTACCTCCCCAACCTCTTACCCCCGTTTCGGGTGATCGCTGAAACCAAAGGTGGAACCAATCCTTACTTTGCTACCGGAGCAGGAGGAATTATCCAAAGTGTCTTGATGGGTTTTGGGGGGCTGGAAATTACCCCGACGGGTATTACTCAGATCAAGACTTCATTGCCTCCGACCTGGAAAAATCTTACGTTAAAGGGCATCGGGCTGCAGAAAAAGGAGTTTGTGAATAAAAAATAG
- a CDS encoding transglutaminase family protein: MPKYSLKHHTKYTYTGPVRELANQIMLFPFNDTQQEVKKHEITISGDPEVEVFVDNYGNQVGIFSITGPLTELSILSQLEISVNPTYPPADKIDAATQWKELSQLANQFPYIDFLWQEKFEAQSELFEVIKATRFFTKSPFVAAQEMSTYVYNHFEYKQGITDVETGIDEIWKIKGGVCQDFARVLLIMLRHTGIPARYVSGYICPKNHDLRGEGATHAWVEAYLPNDGWVGLDPTNNCIVEDKHIRLAIGRNFEDCTPVKGTYKGNTDHTLEVHVTIDGEGTNISSNQPNPAFSYQTQKKSTDNSYRKFIEQQQQ, translated from the coding sequence ATGCCAAAATATAGTCTAAAACATCACACAAAATATACTTATACGGGTCCGGTCAGAGAATTGGCTAACCAGATCATGCTCTTCCCGTTTAATGACACTCAGCAAGAAGTAAAAAAACACGAAATCACTATAAGCGGCGATCCTGAGGTAGAAGTATTTGTAGATAATTATGGCAATCAAGTCGGTATCTTTTCCATTACAGGACCGCTGACCGAATTGAGCATTCTCTCTCAACTTGAGATCAGTGTCAATCCGACTTACCCTCCGGCTGACAAAATAGATGCTGCAACCCAATGGAAAGAGCTCAGTCAACTAGCCAATCAATTTCCATATATCGATTTTCTGTGGCAAGAAAAGTTTGAAGCGCAATCTGAATTGTTTGAAGTGATCAAAGCAACCAGGTTTTTTACCAAGAGCCCATTTGTCGCGGCCCAGGAAATGTCAACTTATGTTTATAATCATTTTGAATATAAACAAGGCATCACCGATGTGGAAACCGGGATAGATGAGATCTGGAAAATCAAAGGAGGTGTCTGCCAGGATTTTGCCAGAGTATTGCTGATCATGTTGCGGCATACGGGGATACCCGCGCGATATGTCAGTGGCTATATCTGTCCTAAAAATCATGACCTTCGTGGAGAGGGTGCTACGCACGCCTGGGTAGAAGCCTATCTGCCTAATGATGGATGGGTAGGCCTGGACCCAACCAATAATTGTATCGTGGAAGACAAACATATCCGACTGGCCATCGGAAGAAATTTTGAAGATTGCACCCCTGTCAAAGGCACTTACAAAGGCAACACAGATCATACGCTGGAGGTCCATGTGACTATAGATGGAGAAGGTACCAATATTTCAAGCAATCAGCCTAATCCTGCCTTCTCCTATCAAACTCAAAAAAAATCAACAGACAATTCTTATAGGAAGTTTATTGAGCAGCAGCAGCAATAA
- a CDS encoding alpha-E domain-containing protein, with translation MLSRVAESIFWMARYVERTNGMLRLVRTSYVSSQDEIVDFDWQYILRNYSNQPESTIKELTSSNQVLAHLILDKENSNSVINNITHARENARAVQDHITKEVWQCLNEFYHLVRSENAEYQVLHGDAMSIMDDLIKQGLLYHGIVDITMARGEGSSFLSLGKYIERVNISSDTLAIKLSEVEFNVNSPLEVPALRYLLYTLSGYELFLKTHRENLKPDLVFNQILYNPNFPHSLTYGLERMSRYLNRLKADSLPEAFKSVEFLTGKLINHLKYTAVDIHDVNSLRVVLEDVRRGLFEITDAFNQHYFGNS, from the coding sequence ATGCTAAGTAGAGTCGCAGAATCAATTTTTTGGATGGCCCGGTATGTTGAACGCACCAACGGTATGTTGCGGTTAGTACGCACCAGCTATGTCTCCTCCCAAGATGAAATCGTCGATTTTGATTGGCAGTATATTTTGAGAAATTATAGTAACCAGCCTGAGTCGACCATCAAAGAACTCACCAGCTCAAATCAAGTATTGGCGCACCTGATTCTCGATAAAGAAAACTCTAATTCTGTGATAAACAATATCACTCATGCGCGGGAAAATGCCAGAGCTGTGCAGGATCATATCACCAAAGAAGTATGGCAATGTCTCAATGAATTTTATCATTTGGTTCGCAGTGAAAATGCTGAATACCAGGTGTTGCATGGAGATGCTATGTCTATCATGGATGACCTGATCAAACAAGGTTTGTTATATCATGGCATAGTAGATATCACCATGGCGAGGGGGGAGGGCTCTTCCTTTCTATCCCTGGGCAAGTATATTGAAAGAGTAAACATATCGAGCGATACCCTGGCAATAAAACTTTCTGAGGTTGAATTCAATGTCAACAGCCCCCTGGAGGTGCCTGCTTTGAGATATTTGTTATATACGCTATCAGGGTATGAATTATTCCTCAAAACACATAGAGAAAATCTAAAACCTGATCTGGTTTTTAATCAAATCCTGTACAACCCAAATTTTCCACATTCTCTCACCTATGGACTCGAGCGTATGTCCAGGTATTTAAACCGATTAAAAGCAGATAGCTTGCCTGAAGCATTCAAGTCTGTTGAATTTTTGACAGGTAAACTCATCAATCACCTAAAGTACACCGCTGTCGATATACATGATGTAAACAGCCTGCGCGTTGTGCTAGAAGATGTGCGGCGAGGGCTCTTCGAGATCACAGATGCCTTCAATCAACATTATTTCGGTAATTCATAA